Below is a window of Fervidobacterium pennivorans DSM 9078 DNA.
CCTTCAAGAACATTAGACTCAGCAAACAGCCTTGGAGAAGCAAGATATTCAGCACCTGGCGGATTACCCAGTTTTGCATACATAAAAGATACGGGGAAATTTGAAGTTGTGCTTTGCGCTGAGATATAGATATAAGACAGTCCAAAAATGTTGTATATAGAGTTACCATCAAAGAGTAATTTGGAAACTTTGTTTTTTGAAGTGTAGATATCGAACAATATGTTCATTTCATTTTGATTTTGTTCTGATGGCAGTAACTTTGTCTTTCTTAATGTCGTATTAAGCACGAGTGGTGAATGGATGTTTAAAATCTTTATAGTAGTCTTTGCATGTCCGTTTTTCGAGATTCTTAATAAGTATGGTCCTGAATACAACTTAACACTAAAACGCACTTTTCCATCACTTGTTCTCTTTGTATCAACGACACGCCCATCTTTGATAAGCTCTACGTTCGCATCATCAACAGCTGGACCACTGTTGTACTCAGAAACGTAAAGCGAAATCTCAACATTTTCTGTAGCCGGTTTTAGGATAATACATGAACTAAGTAACATTAAGAAAAGTATAATTACGGATGCAAAGAATTTATACACCCATCCTTTAGTCATTTGTCGCACAAATTCACGCTCCTCAATTAATTCGTTTCTATTTTGAACTCTTTTATTCCAACTTACCAAAAAGTGTCCACCATGCATATGGACCTTTGTTATCGTAAATGTAAGTTTCCGTTGCGTCTTTGAGTATCTTTCCACCAACCGATATGTGCGTGCCGTTGATTGTTAGAGTTCCAGAAACGGATATATTCACGTCTGCTTTTTGAGAAACTCTTAGCTTTATTAAATAACGCCCACTTAGCTCTGAAAAATCAACGGTATTGCTTGCTAAATCTTTTGTAATTTCGTATCCAGTTTCCGTTGGTAACTTCGTCACATCCACAAAAACGATTTGGGGATTCACTGCAACTTCCGGTATATCTATTTCCAGGAATGCTTGTGAGGAAAATCTTACAATATCGGACTTATTTTCGTTTAAAGTTTGATGGAAAGTCAACGTTCGTTCCTCTGCCTTTCTATGAGCTATTCGCATCAATCCCTCAGAATTTTCCTTCGAATCTGGACCGCTGACTATTACGTTGTAATCACCTGTGTCTATACCAATAAACTTCGCACTTCCTTCTGCGTTTGTTTTGGCAAAATACCGAACATTTCGCCCATTCCTCGCAACGCCTATAAGTGAAACACTCACTGAAGGTATGTTCCACTTTCCATACGCGTCTGTAACAGTTATGTGGTAATCTAATCCTCCGTCTACCGGTAAGTTCTTATTGACTGCGCTGGCATTTATCAATCCAAAACCAGCCTTTTCGTCGTAACCTTCAGTTCCGATATCAAAAGCGGTTTCTTCTAACATCTTTCTTATTTGCCAAGGTTTTGCATTCGGATATTTTTGCAACAACAAAGCCACTAATCCAGACACATGTGGTGTTGCCATTGATGTTCCTGTCATGTAACCATAATAACCGTTGTTTTCCGCCAAAACAAAGCTCCTTCTATCGTACCCTCTTGAACCTTCCTGAGGCATTGTTGAAATAATCGAAACTCCGGGTGCACACACACTTATCATCGGACTACCACTGGAAAAGTCCGCAACAATATAATCTCCTCCGTTGAATTCCACAGCACTTACTTGTATAACTCCAGGATAATTCGCCGGATATTGGTAAGATTGTATTGATTTCGAATTACCCGCTGCTGCGACCACAACCACCCCTCTTTCGAGTGCGTAGTCAAATGCATCTTTAAGTGTCTGTGAATACCCTGCTCCACCCCACGAATTGCTCAATACATTCGCTCCATTATTAACTGCCCAAATTATCCCTTTTGCTGCGTAGTCATCTCCCACATACCAACCTCCGTTATCAAACAACACCACAGGCATTATTTTCGCGCCTGGCGCCACGCCTGCAATTCCTTTTCCATCAGATTTTGCAGCAATCGTACCTGCCACGTGTGTCCCATGTGAACCTCCAAAGGATGAGTCAATACCCTCTGGAAGGATTTCATCTGTAGATGGTCTGTAACCTTCTACCACTTGCCCTTGCAAATCTGGATGGGTCCCATCGACACCGGTATCTAAAACTGCGATGATAATACCTTCGCCTTTGTATCCATTATTCCAAGCATCTTTAATCTTAATAGCCCTGAGCCCCCACAGGTACAGGTCAAGTGACTCACCTGAGTAGTTGGTGTATCCAGATAGCTTGGGAACGAAACCTTTTGTTTCAAATTCATCTGCTCGAGCAGTTATATCAGTTATATCAAACGGAACTAACTTTCTAACATAGACGTATTCAGCGTATCTTATTCCATATTTTCGTTTTACCATTTCGTTTTCCAAAAGCTGTAATGTTTCGCCTGCATTTTCAATCCTTACGGAGATTACTTTAATCTCTGGAATATGAACAACCAGCTTTCCGTTAAGTAAGTTCAAAATACTGTTGATTTTTTCCTCGTCAGAGTAACCAATGAGAATACGGTCAGCGTAATATTCGTTACCATTTTGCTCAACAGAAATTGTAGATTCTAGTGGCAGACTTTCCTGAGCATGGGTTTCTTGTTGCAGGCAGGAAGTTAAAGAAAGTAAAAGCAAGCTGAAAGTGAACGATAAAGACGAGAAAGAAAGAAGTAAACTTGCAAAAGACGTGCCTAAGTTCCTCAGAGTAATGATCGCTTTAAACTTCTGAAACTTTTTCATTTCGAAGTCTTCTCCTTCCTTATCATCTTTTCACAGCATTTGTTATGTATTGTTTGTTTTACTCTTCTTCATTCCGTACATCCTTTTATCGACTTCTTTGTAAACATCACCTATCGTCTCGAATTCTGAAATTTCTAACATACCATACGATATAGAAATATTCTTTTCTTTCAGCGCTTCCACTATTCTTTTCATTACCCGCTCAGCGTTTTCTACACCCGTTTCTGGTAAAACAAGAACAAATTCATCTCCCCCGTATCTTGCAACCACATCCATCGTTCTTATGTTTTTACATATTGTTTCAACTAAGGTTTTTAACACTTCGTCGCCATACACGTGTCCGTATGTGTCGTTAATTTTTTTAAATTCGTTAATATCCAGGAACACAACTGTTGCCTTAGCGTTTGTTCGCCTACATTTGTTCAATTCTTTTTCTAAAAATTGTTCCAAAAACCGCCTGCTGTATGCTCCAGTAAGATAGTCTTTTATCGATAGTTCGAAAAGTTTCGTCCTTTCTGTGTTCAGTTCATCCAGTATTTCGATAAACCTTAGTGCGAGGGATATGAAATGAGCTATCTTGTCAAAGATAGCAATCGTCGACTTTGAAAATTGGTCTTCGCCCTGCTTTTCGAACAAAATAACTCCTTTGATTAATCCACGAAATGATACTGGAACACCGTAAATTGTGAATACCTTGGTTGTGAACCGTCTTATATAGTAAAAGTCGTAACCATCACTTAAAGAGTTGTCTTTTTCAGAATTTCTGATATGGACTTTCAGACCCTTGTCAACTATATACCTGGACAATGTTTTTTCCTCTGGCTTTACAACGAAACCGCTTCTATCATCTTCGTCTGTATACTTGAAGTAAGGAAAGTAAAGTTCACCTGTCGGTTTTAGTATTCCTATTCCAATGATGTCAACAAGTCCGTGGTTGGCGAGTATTCTTTTGATATCTTCACCAACCTCGTACAAGTTTATAGTTTCTCTTGAAAAATGTTCACTAAAAATCTCGCTGAGCTCAGCTAATATAGTTACTTCTAAGTTCGATAGCTCGTTAGAAACATCTCTGGTTGTTAATACAACATACTCCTTGCCGTTGAGGTGCTTTCTGAAGTATTTTATTTCAAAATACTTCTGACCAACTTCTTTCCTCCACACTCTAGAGTATTCCGATACTTTTGCCTCGCGTTGTTTTTTAATTTCGTTTATCATATCATAAAAAACCAAATACTTTTCCGGGTGAGAAAACAATTCATCTAGTTCCTTTTTATCTCTTATCTCAATCCCTGCAAGAGCTGTATGCTCAAGTAAAATACTATTGATATACACCAACTCATTATCAATCCAGATTGCAATTCCCAGTTTTTCACCTTCTAAAACTATTCCCAATCCGCTTATAAATTCGTTGAGTGACTTTTCACTCTCTGTTTTCTCTTTCAGTTTGCGTCTATTTATCACAAAAAGAACAAATAAGATAGCGATAAGTAAGAAAAACGGAGCAAGAATAACTTTCAGCAGCATTTTACTCACTCCTTCAAAAAATAATGCCAAGGTTTTAAAAAAATCCCTTGGCATTATTTTATCACAAATATTTGAATTTTGATAACTCATCTATTACTCATCTATAACCAACTGTTTTTTGTACATCCTTGCATACAATCCATCGTTTTTCAAAAGTTCGTAGTGGGTTCCCTTTTCTAATACCACACCTTGGTCAAGTACGTAAATAACATCAGCGCTTTGGAGTACCTTAAGTCTGTGGGTTATTATTATCATCGTCGAACCTTTCATTTTACTTCTTAGAGTTTGAATAATCTCTTCCTCAGTTTCCGGGTCTACTGCAGACAAACAATCGTCAAATATGTAGACATCTGCCTTTTTCATCAATGCTCTTGCTATTGTCAACCTCTGTCTCTGACCACCAGAAAGCATCACACCGCGTTGTCCAACGATTGTATCGTATTTGTCGGGAAATTTTTCAACATCTTCTTCAACTGCTGATAATTTGATGTATTCTTTCACTTCTTCCAAGTCAAATTGCTCCATAGCAAATGCAACATTCTTCGCCACAGAGTCAGAGAAAAGAAAACTTTCCTGTGGGACATAAGAAATAAGTTCGCGGATATCGTATGAACGAATATCGTTGATATCTATCCCGTTGATAAAGACCTTTCCCCTGTCGACAGGGTAAAGTTTGCTGATGATTTTTACCAAAGTTGATTTCCCACTTCCTACAGTTCCGACAATACCAACGAACTGACCACGTTTCACCTCAAAATCAACGCCTTTTAATACATATCTCTCCGTTCCAGGGTATTTGAACCAGAGGTCTTTAACAGATATATCATCTATTCGATGTATTTCGACAGGCTTTTCTGGTTCTACCACTATTGGTTGCGCGTTGCTTATCTCTTTTAGCCTTTGCAGAGAGGCTCGTCCTTGTTGAATAACATTCATAACCATACCGTAAGCAGTAAGGGGCCAAATTAACATCCCTATGTAACTGTTGAAAGCAACGTAGTCACCAAGTGTAACCGTGCCTTTTATAACCATCGGTCCACCGACACTAAGTGCCAAGAAAAATGCAAGTGTTCCTATGAAATGGACTAGGGGCCACATAATACCCCATACGCGTATCAAAGACATCGTTGCTTTGAAATGTTCTTTTGCTTTTTTATCGAAAAGTTCTTCTATCTTTGGTAAAATAGAAAAGCTCTTTATTATCTTTATGCCATCCATAGTCTCTTCCGTATACCCACTTAGTTCCATGTAAACATCCTGTGCGTACCTCGACCTTCTAAAGATAAGCCTTCCGAAAAGCAGTGAGACCAAGATTATTCCCGGCAGCGGAATTAACGCAGTCAGTGTTAATCTCCAATTCGTAGATGTTGCCATGAAGAATATCGTCATTGAGCTCATAAAGAGTGCATCTGTTAATTGGACAACTCCTATTCCAAGCATCCTTTCTACTGTGCTCACATCGTTTGTAAAATATGCCATTATATCTCCCGAACGATGTTTATCAAAAAAATGCATATCCAAACTCAGAATCTTATCAAAAAGGTTCTTCTTTGCATAATAGTCAAAATAACGAGCACTTCCCATTATAAAATAACGCCACCAAAATCTACCAAATAGCATACCTAACGCAAGTGCAAGTATATTAAGGACAAAAAATCGCACTTCAGAAACATCTTTTATTGTCTGAAGCGCGTTAATGGCTTTCGCTATAACTTTGGGAACAAAAAGTTGGAGCATATCTATTACGATAAGCGATATGATGCCAAAAATGTAAAAATGCCACCTTTTTTTCAGAAATTCTCTGAACATGCGCATATCACTCCCATTCAAAATAACTAAGAAAGTTTGTTTTGCGAACGATATTATACCACACATTGTAAAAAAATGGAGCCCCAAAAATGGGGCTCCAACGATTTTTTTGTCAAATTTAATTACATTGGATAGTATCCTCTTTCTTTGACAGCGTTAGCAACTCTGCTAATTGCAACGATATATGCTGCAGTTCTCATATCTGTATTATATTTTTCCTTTGTCTTGTAAACTTCTGCGAATGCGTTGACCATCATCTTTGTAAGTTTCTTTCTGATATCGTCAATGTCCCAGAAGAATGTTTGCAAGTCTTGGACCCATTCGAAGTAAGAGACCGTAACACCACCAGCGTTTGCAAGGATATCAGGAACTATAAGCACGCCTTTCTTTATGAGTATTTCCTCTGCCTCTGGGGTTGTTGGACCGTTTGCACCTTCGACAATGATTTTTGCTTTGATGTTGTCTGCGTTCTTTTCTGTGATTGCATTTTCAAGTGCTGCGGGAACAAGGATATCAACATCGAGCTCGAGGAGTTCTTCGTTGGTAATTGGTTTTGCTTTTGGATATCCTTTGATAAGTCCTTTGTTTGCATCGCGGTAAGCAATAAGGTCATCGATATCAAGACCGTTTTCGTTGTAAAGTCCACCACTAACGTCACTGACAGCAACAATCTTTGCACCAAATTCTTCGCTCAAAATCTTTGCTGAATATGAACCAACGTTACCGAAACCTTGGATTGCTACTGTAGCTTTGGAGATATCTTTTCCAAGCACTTTGCAAGCTTCATTAGCTGTAATCGCAACACCACGACCTGTTGCTTCCGGTCTGCCTTCTGAACCACCAAGGTCAAGTGGTTTTCCAGTCACAACACCGAGTGCTGTGTAACCAACGTTCATACTGTAGGTGTCCATATACCATGCCATTATCTTTGCGTTTGTGTTTACATCTGGAGCTGGAATGTCCTTGTGAGGACCAACCATCATCTGAATTTCTGAGAAGAACCTTCTGCTGAGTCTTTCGAGTTCCTTTTCTGATAATTTTGTAACATCTACCCTAACGCCACCTTTTCCGCCACCATATGGGAGGTTCATAACAGCACATTTCCAGGTCATCCAGAAAGCAAGAGATGCAACTTCGTCGAGGTTCGTGTCAGGGTGATACCTGATACCACCTTTTGCTGGTCCTCTGGCTGTGTTGTGCTGGACCCTGTAACCTTCGAATATTTCTACTCTTCCATCGTCCATTACCACTGGGAAGTGAACTTCCAAAATCCTCTGTGGCCAAAGCAAGAAGTTACCGATGTTTGGGTCAAGTTCCATGAGGTCTGCCGCTTTTAAGAACTGTTTTTGTGCATTTTCATAGAGTGGTCCAAACGGTTTAAGGTTTCCCATCGTGCTCAGTTTCATCTTTTCACAACCTCCCTGGTTTTTAATGCTGGCGTGCCAATCTACCAGCGTTTTCCAATGTTTTGACACGTTTATTATTTCCAAGTCTATTATCTTTTAGCTTGACAAAACTATCAACTTTCATTTTGTGAAGGGTATCACATTTAGATTGAAAAAAGCCTAAAAATCTTCTTTTTTCTCTTAGATGTTTATTTATCTTTGTTTATGCATCTAAATGCTATAGTTGTTTGGAACCGATGTAAAATAATTTAGAACAGACCAATAATTTCCCCATTTTCGTTTATATCGATATTTACAGCAGCTGGCACTTTTGGAAGACCTGGCATAAGCATAATTTCTCCTGCTAAGGCAACCACAAATCCTGCACCGGCACTAATTTGGAAGTCTCTGATTGTAAATTCGTACCCTTTTGGTGCGTTTATCTTCTTTGGGTCATCTGAAATGCTGTTTTGTGTTTTCGCTATTATAACTGGGTAATTTCCAAACCCATTCTTTTTGAGCATGCTCAATTTTGACTTTGCTGTTTCTGTGTATGTAACCTTTCCTGCGCGATATATTTCTTTCGCTATCAGCTCTATTTTCTGCTCAACTGGTAAATCCATAGGAACCAGTGGCTTATAATTACTTGGTGTATTTTCTGCTATCTCCTCAACAGCTTTTGCAAGTTCGATAGCACCTTCTGAACCTTTTGCGTATACTTCATTAACCACACATTTAACCGGGCTGTTTTCCATCACGGCATCTATCTCTGCTTGAGTATCACTTTCAAATTTGTTGAGGGCAACAACAACAGGAACTCCGTATTTTTGCAAATTTTCAACGTGAACCTTTAAATTCTCCATACCTTTTATCACAGCTTCCACATCTTCTTTAGAAAGTTCTTCTTTAGCAATTCCACCGTGGTATTTCAGTGCTCTAATAGAAGCAACCAGAACAACTGCATCAACAAATAAACCTCCAGTCGGTGCCACAAAATCCAAGAACTTCTCCGCACCCAGGTCTGCTGCAAACCCGGCTTCGGTCACAACGTAATCGGAAAGCAGAAGTGCAAGTTTGGTTGCTATAAGCGTGTTAGTTCCATGGGCTATATTAGCAAAAGGTCCGCCATGAACAAAAGCCGGTGTGTTTTCAATAGTTTGGACAAGGTTCGGATTAATGGCATCTTTTAGTAAAGCAGCTACTGCACCTTGTACGCCAAGGTCTTTCACTCTGATAAGCCCTTTCTTTTCACTTTGTGCAATAACAATCTCTCCGATTCTTCTTTTTAAATCAGCAATGTCAGAGGCAAGACACAATGTTGCCATTATCTCGGAAGCGGCGGTGATTAAGAATCCATCTTCTCTTGGATATCCGTTCGCACTTCCGCCTAACCCCACCACAATTTGCCTAAGTGCCCTGTCGTTCATATCCATAGCACGTTTCCAGTATACCTTTCTTATATCTATTCCTAATTCGTTACCGTGATTTACATGCGCATCTATCATTGCTGAAATTAAATTGTGTGCTGTTGTAACTGCATGTATGTCTCCTGTAAAATGCAGATTTATGTCCTCCATAGGTAAGACCTGCGAGTATCCTCCACCGGCTGCCCCACCTTTAACTCCAAAAACAGGACCTAACGACGGTTCTCTCAACGTAACTATCGATTTTTTGCCAATTTTGTTAAGTGCCATTGACAATCCTATACTCGTTGTTGTCTTTCCCTCTCCAGCTGGAGTCGGTGTGATTGCGGTAACAAGTATCAATTTTCCCTTTTTCTTTCCTTGCTGCTCAAGTTCTTTTAAATACCTATGGTCAACCTTGGCGATGTAATTCCCGTAAAGTTTCAGTTTCTCCTCTGGAATACCCAAACTAAAAGCAATTTGCCTTATATCCTTCAGCTTAGCACTCTTTGCGATTTCAATATCCGACAGCATGCTATCACCTCCGTTTCTAAGTTTACCACACCTTTATTGTTATTAAAAGCACCGAAAGTCCCAGCAAAAGTGTTTTTTTCATGATTATTTTCGTATGTTTTTCACAATGTGTATGTGCTATTCAATTTTACTTTCAGATATGGTAAAATATTGAAAAACAAAAAGGAACAAGAAGCAGGAGGCTTGGTTTATGGCTGTAAAAACAAAAGAAGAAATTTTAAATGAAATAAAGCAAGTTGCAAATGAACACGGTAAAGACTTTGTTATAGCATTTTCTGGAGGGATGGACAGCACAGCTGCAGCGTTACTTTGTGCCGAGGCGTTGGGAAAAGAACACGTTGAACTTGTTCATGTTGTATATGGCCCTTACACGTATTCAAACGCTTTAAAGATTGTTTCTGATTTTGCGCAAAAGCACGGCTTTAAACTTACCTTTGTAGAAAATCTTGGACAAGAGAAGATTTGGAAAACGGGACCATCCTGTAATATGTGCACGAAAACGGTCAAAATGGGAACTGTTTTGAATTATGCAAAAGGTCGTATAGTGGTCACTGGCTCTAACTCATCAGATACTTGGGGTAAAACCGGGCTAAGGGTATTCAACGGGATGTATGCTCCACTCGGGGATTTAAGTAAAGACGAAATACGGGAAATTCTTAAAAGCTACGGAGTTACCATAAGAAGAATAGGGGAGCATTCGACAAGAGAAGGATGTAAATTGAAACATCTGTTGAAACCCATGACTAATCCTTCTTACCATGGACAAGCAACGGCTATTGCAAATGAATTGGTTTTGAAATATTTTCCGGAAGGTAACGAAATTGCAAATGTCAAGATTGTTGGTCCTTTATCAAAAAACATCGCAGTTATCAATGTTAAGCCTTTTAGAAACGAAGTCTACGCCCTTGCTGACGAATTGAGAAAGGTAGAAGTTATCGACGAAGTGATTGTCGCCGACAAACCATTGGTTTTAGTAGTTGTCGCCAATCCTTCGATTTATAGAGTCGAAGAATCGAAATTTTGGATAGCAGAAGGTAAACTTAAGCCTGAATTTGCAGTGCCTATCAAGATAGAATGGCATGAATCAAAAAACAACAAGCTCAGGACTTTTCACGTTGTGGAGGTGCGTGAATGGACGACTTACGAGAACGAGAAAGAAGAGTACTTGGAGAATTACAGGAGAAACTCGGGTATCATTTCAAAAATCCGATGCTCTTGTTCAATGCCCTCTGTCACTCCAGCTACGCCTACGAGGTAAATCAACTTGGAAGAGATGTAAAAAATAACGAAAGGCTGGAGTTTTTGGGCGATGCAGTGGTTGAACTTGTGGTCTGTGATATACTATATAACAAATATCCAGATGCAACAGAAGGTGAAATGGCAAAGACTAAGGGAGCCGTTGCCAGCGAAGAAGTTCTTACCGAGATTGCAAGCCAGTATGAACTCGGTAAGTACATCTTCCTTGGCAAAGGTGAGGAAAAGACTGGTGGGCGAACACGAAGTAGTATAATAGCAGACACGTTCGAAGCAGTTTGCGCAGCAATTTACCTTGACGGTGGATTAAAAAAAGTGATGGAAGTATTCGGTGAAAAGTTCGAAAAGGCTATAGAAGTTTTCCTTACCGGTCAACGTATCTTTGATTACAAAACGGCTTTGCAAGAGATAACCCAGGAAAGGTATAAGGAATTGCCTGAGTATAGAACCGTTAAGCAAGATGAAAACGGTAGGTTTGTTGTTGAATTGTATCTCCAAGGCCAAAAAGTTTCGACAGGTACCGGAGCATCAAAGAAAGATGCAGAAAAAGATGCAGCCAAAAAAGCCTATGAAATATTGACAGCTACTAATGAAAGCTCTTCTAACTCCAATTAATTGATTAAAGATATTGATAACAACCGGGGTGATAAAAATCGACATTGGAGCATTATTGAAAACTTTCGAGGACTATCTGACACATGTAAGAAGAAGTTCCGAAAATACAGTTAAAGCATATATGAAAGACATAAAAAGGTTTTTTGATTACTTGGGAAAATCTCCCAAGCAAGTAGAACGTGCCGATGTTGAAAGGTTCATAAAAGCACTCTCCAAAGGGGAAATCACAGGAGAGGTAGTTGCTGAATCAACCGTCTCAAGGTATATCTCTTCGCTTAGGACTTTTTTTGATTACCTTGAACTCATTGGTGTTGTTGAGGAAAACCCTATGGAGAGAGTCCGTCATCCACGATTGAGGAAAAAGATACCAAGCTTCTTAACACTTGAGGAAGTTAAGGCTCTTCTTTCCGTCTACGATGAGGAAAAAAAGCTAAAATATAAAGCCATACTTTCACTTTTATATTTCTGCGGACTTAGGGTAAGTGAGCTTTGCAACTTACGTGTTGAAGATGTTTCGTTCTATCCACCGTATGTCAAAGTCGTAATGGGTAAGGGAAATAAAGATAGACTCGTGCCAATAAGCGAAAACATCGTCCCACTTCTTGAAAAATACGTGGAAAGGTATAAACCAAAGATTTATTTCTTTGAAAACAAAGGTCAACCACTGCATCCATCAACAGTTTTCAGAATTGTCAAACGAGCTGCACAAAAAGCAGGGATAACAAAACACATACATCCACATACACTAAGACATACATTTGCTACACATTTGGTTATGAATAACGTTAACGTGAAAATAGTTCAAGAATTACTCGGGCATGCAAACCTGAGCACCACAAGTATTTATCTGCACGTTGCAGATAAAGAGAAATTCGATGCGGTGAAAAAGTTGGTTATATGAGAAATATGGAATAGAAAGAGGGTATTATTTTTGGATACGCAGGAAACCGGAAAAAGCTCGTATGAGCTAAAGATTATTGATAACGTCAACTCACGAGTTACCCAAAAAACCGAAGCTTTCGAAGAACCTGGAAAATACGATTGTAAAAAGTTCATATCAGAAATAGAAGTGCTCCTTGGAAGACAACTTACAAATAAGGAGAAAGATGTGCTTTGCCGTGCTTTCGATATGGCAGAAATCGCTTACCAAGGTCTTTACAGAAAGTCAGGTGAGCCTTTCATAACCCATCCAATAGAGGTGGCAAAGATAATAGCTTCATTAAAACTTGACGCGGATAGCATAGTGGCCGCACTATTGCACGATGCCATCGAAGATAGTGAAGGTCGAGTAACTTACGAGATGATAGAAAAGAACTTCGGAAAAGAGATTGCTCAAATAGTTGACGGGGTTACAAAAGTTAGTAGAATAAACGCTCCAGTTGGAAATATCGAGCAAAAGAAGAAGCTTGAAACTATTCAGAAAATGCTTTTTGCAATGGCAGAGGATATAAGGGTAATATTTGTTAAACTTGCAGACAGACTCCATAATATGCGCACAATAGATTTTGTTGAAGAGGAAGAAAAAAAGCGATACAAAGCGATGGAAACACTGGAAGTATATGCACCTATCGCTCACAAGCTTGGTATAAACGTTATTAAGTCTGAACTGGAAGACCTGAGTTTTAAGGTCCTGCATTACGATGAATATCAAAAGATAAAACAGTTGGTAGCACAAAAGAAAGTGGAAAGAGAGGAGAGGTTAAAGAGTTATATCCAGCAATTGCAAACCGCTTTTCAGGAACATAATATCGATGCGTTAGTTGAAGGAAGGTACAAACACTATTATAGCATTTGGAAAAAGATGATCCAGAAAGGCAAAGATTTTAATGAACTTTACGATTTAATGGGGTTACGTGCTATCGTTTCAGATGTTACAACATGTTACACGGCTGTTGGTGTTGTTCATAACCTTTGGGTCCCACTACCGGGAAGGTTCAAAGACTACATTGCCGCTCCAAAATCGAATGGATACAGGTCTATCCATACAACTGTCATTACCCAATTTGGAGAACCATTAGAAATTCAGATTCGTGATAAACAAATGCACGAAGAAGCTGAATACGGTCTTATCGCCCACTGGGCATACAAAAGTGGTGAAGGGATTGTAGATATA
It encodes the following:
- the xerA gene encoding site-specific tyrosine recombinase/integron integrase yields the protein MKTFEDYLTHVRRSSENTVKAYMKDIKRFFDYLGKSPKQVERADVERFIKALSKGEITGEVVAESTVSRYISSLRTFFDYLELIGVVEENPMERVRHPRLRKKIPSFLTLEEVKALLSVYDEEKKLKYKAILSLLYFCGLRVSELCNLRVEDVSFYPPYVKVVMGKGNKDRLVPISENIVPLLEKYVERYKPKIYFFENKGQPLHPSTVFRIVKRAAQKAGITKHIHPHTLRHTFATHLVMNNVNVKIVQELLGHANLSTTSIYLHVADKEKFDAVKKLVI
- a CDS encoding ExsB family transcriptional regulator — encoded protein: MAVKTKEEILNEIKQVANEHGKDFVIAFSGGMDSTAAALLCAEALGKEHVELVHVVYGPYTYSNALKIVSDFAQKHGFKLTFVENLGQEKIWKTGPSCNMCTKTVKMGTVLNYAKGRIVVTGSNSSDTWGKTGLRVFNGMYAPLGDLSKDEIREILKSYGVTIRRIGEHSTREGCKLKHLLKPMTNPSYHGQATAIANELVLKYFPEGNEIANVKIVGPLSKNIAVINVKPFRNEVYALADELRKVEVIDEVIVADKPLVLVVVANPSIYRVEESKFWIAEGKLKPEFAVPIKIEWHESKNNKLRTFHVVEVREWTTYENEKEEYLENYRRNSGIISKIRCSCSMPSVTPATPTR
- the rnc gene encoding ribonuclease III; the protein is MLLFNALCHSSYAYEVNQLGRDVKNNERLEFLGDAVVELVVCDILYNKYPDATEGEMAKTKGAVASEEVLTEIASQYELGKYIFLGKGEEKTGGRTRSSIIADTFEAVCAAIYLDGGLKKVMEVFGEKFEKAIEVFLTGQRIFDYKTALQEITQERYKELPEYRTVKQDENGRFVVELYLQGQKVSTGTGASKKDAEKDAAKKAYEILTATNESSSNSN
- a CDS encoding formate--tetrahydrofolate ligase; this encodes MLSDIEIAKSAKLKDIRQIAFSLGIPEEKLKLYGNYIAKVDHRYLKELEQQGKKKGKLILVTAITPTPAGEGKTTTSIGLSMALNKIGKKSIVTLREPSLGPVFGVKGGAAGGGYSQVLPMEDINLHFTGDIHAVTTAHNLISAMIDAHVNHGNELGIDIRKVYWKRAMDMNDRALRQIVVGLGGSANGYPREDGFLITAASEIMATLCLASDIADLKRRIGEIVIAQSEKKGLIRVKDLGVQGAVAALLKDAINPNLVQTIENTPAFVHGGPFANIAHGTNTLIATKLALLLSDYVVTEAGFAADLGAEKFLDFVAPTGGLFVDAVVLVASIRALKYHGGIAKEELSKEDVEAVIKGMENLKVHVENLQKYGVPVVVALNKFESDTQAEIDAVMENSPVKCVVNEVYAKGSEGAIELAKAVEEIAENTPSNYKPLVPMDLPVEQKIELIAKEIYRAGKVTYTETAKSKLSMLKKNGFGNYPVIIAKTQNSISDDPKKINAPKGYEFTIRDFQISAGAGFVVALAGEIMLMPGLPKVPAAVNIDINENGEIIGLF